The Thiomicrorhabdus lithotrophica DNA segment TTGCAGTTGCACTTTATTCTGGTGCTGCTGAGGATGCGGAATACCGAAACTACTTCCATTGGCTACTGTTTGTTATCGCCACAATCACACTTGGTTATTCAGGGCAGCCATTCTTAAAGGGTGCGTGGACATCTATACGTTCTAGGACAGTAGGTATGGATGTTTCTATTAGTCTAGGGATGCTGACTACTTACTTCTACTCTTTGTGGGTCACTCTAGATCCTACGCATTCTGGTGATGTCTATTATGACACGCTGATTGATTTCATGTTCTTACTCCTTATTGGTCGCTATCTAGAGGCTATTTCTAAGAATAAAGCGATTGACGCTTCTCGCCGTTTAATGGATTTACAGCCAAAAGTTGCCAGGAAGGTAATAGATGGTGTTGAGTCAGTCGTACCCGTTAGAACATTATTAAAAGGTGACTTAATTGTAGTCAAACCTGGTGAGCAAGTACCTGTAGATGGAGTTGTTGCTCAAGGCCAAAGTATGGTTAATGAATCTATGCTAAGTGGCGAGTCCAAAGAAATTAATAAAAAGACAAATGATCAAGTTGTAGCAGGAACATTGAATGTTGATGGCCATTTAACGATTACTGTTGAAAAGATTTTACAGGATACCCAGCTAGGAAAAATTGTTCATATGGTGGAGGAGGCTCAAGGTTCCAAAGCCCCTATCCAGTGTACCGCAGATAAAATCATGCCATTGTTTGTCTCTACTACTATTTCGTTAGCATTAGCAAGCTTTGTCTTCTGGTTATTTATGGAAGATTTAGAGTTTGCAGTCATTACTGCAACGGCCGTTCTAATTATTACTTGTCCATGTGCATTTGGCCTAGCAACACCAATGGCGATAGCCGTAGCATCTGGCGTGTCTGCTCGTAATGGTATTTTGGTTAAAAATGGAACCGTTTTAGAAATTCTACATTCCATTGATCACTTTGTGTTTGATAAGACAGGAACCCTAACAAAAGGACAAATGAAAGTTGTCGGTGAAGCTTACGTTGATCCAGTAAGCAGAGAATCAATTTTAAAAGCCGTTGCATCCATAGAAAACCTTTCAGAACATAGCTTGGGGAATGGTATTGTTGATTCCGTTAAAGAAGAATTTGATTGGGGAACTAACAGTTGGTCATCTGTGGATGGATTTAAAATAATCCCTGGAAAGGGAGTAGAAGGAACGATAGATAATGCTTATTATCAAATAGGTACTGCAAGCTGGTTACTTTCATTAAAAATGAGCTTGCCTAAAGAATTAAGGCTTACAGCGGAGCAGAAAGCCAAATCAGCACAGACTGCTGTATGGGTCGCAAAAGATTCCGTTGTTTTAGGTGTTTTGTTCTTAGAAGATGAAATTAGACCAGAAGCGATTGAACTGATTGAACGACTTAAAGCTAAAGGTAAAGAAGTTACGCTACTAAGCGGTGATTTAGAAGTTGTTGCAAAGAGAGTTGCAGAGCAGCTTGGTGGTATGAATGTGATAGCAGAAGTGCTTCCACAGGATAAAAATGAAGTGATTAAAAAGCTTCAAGCAACTGGTCAATCAGTAGCGATGGTTGGAGATGGTGTGAATGATGCACCTGCTTTAGTCAGAGCTGACGTAGGGATTGCTTTAGGTTCGGGAACTGATGTTTCTATGGAAAGTGCAGATATCGTTCTAATGAATAATGAACTCTTGGCTGTAAACACGGCTATTGAACTTTCGGCAAGAACTTTAAGAACGATTAAACAAAATATTGCTAGTTCAATCACCTACAATTTAATTATGGTTCCGTTGGCTATGTCGGGTGTTTTGACACCATTAATAGCTGCGATTACTATGCCATTAAGTAGTTTGGTTGTTGTAGGTAACGCTGCTAGGATACGTAGCTTTTTTAATAAAAAAGCTCGAGTAGCGACCAACTCAGCTATTGATGATGTTTAGAGGCTAGAGAAGTGGATGTAATTTATGGGTTGATCCCAATGATGTTGATTTTTGGTTTTCTAGTGGTGGTCGTTTTTATTTGGATGGCAAAAACTGGCCATTTTGATGATATGGACGGACAGGCAAATAGAATCTTTATGGATGACGAATATCCTGAAGAGGTAGATGTAAGTAATCAAGACAAAAAATCGGACGTAGATAGCCAAGAATCGGTTAAAGAAGAAGAAAAAGAAATAGTTAAATAAACTATTAAGTTTTATTAATTCACCTTATTTCAACAAATTACTTTAATGAAGCCTACCAGGCCTGGTAGGTTTAGAATGATCCAGTATTGATTTTGCCAAACAATTTAACGATTATTTAGTAATAAAACTGGAATATAAGACTTATCAGCAGTAAATGTATACTTTACGGACTTAATTTAGGTGCCGTATATTGAAGGGCTTCTGGACCTTCGTCATCCAATATCAATTCCAAGCCTAAACGATCAAAAAACCAGTGAGGCAAAGTGTCTGACTGAATCTCTTTTCTATCGGGAGCACCAAAACGCTTATCAATTGCGCGTTCCGTTAAGTTATTTCTTGGGATTAAAGCTAAGCTCGAGATAGGTGTGTTAAAGAAGCTTGCGATGTCTGAGGTATAAAGCTCAACCTCAAGCTCTCCAGTGGTCGTTGGAGTGACTTTCTTACCGTTACTGTATACTTGTTTTAAATGTTCTTCTGAAGCATCTAATCTAAGTGTTAAAGCGGCCTTAATCGAACCTATGTAAATTACAGGGAAATAAGCTTCTAAAGATTTGTTAGATTCATCCTTGTTCGAAAAAAGTTTCACTTCAACATCCTTGCCATAAAGGCTCATGGCATCAGCTAAAGTTGACTCATGTATGGTTAAACCTAAAGCATGTAAATTTCCTTGCTCATCAAAGTGAGCGTTCCAAGGTAAGTGCTTTTGATCAATGGGTTCTCTTTCAGGTTGAATAAATAGTATCAGTGAAAAACCGATAATACTCGTTAAGAAAAGTATCCAGAATACAGGTAATTTTTTTGATTGTTTTTTGTTAGCAGCCGGGTTTGAACTAACCATTATTTTACGTCCGTTTTTTCTGTATCAGTATGATGAATTTCATCATCACCTGTACCTAACTCTTCATTAGAACTTTCATTACGAGGTAAGAACTTTTCAATAGCTGGGTTTGATATTCCATTACCTGCATCGTAGACCGCAATACCTGTTTGCATGAAAGTAATAAGCACGGCTACAAAGATAATAACAGCGGCAAAGCGCAAGGTGATTACTTCACCTAAGCTAGTTTGGGTGCCTTCAGTAGAAAAATCATTCATACTAAACCCACCAGGAAAAACCATATCGATTAATAAATAAAGCAGTACCATCGCTATCGCTATTGCATAACTAATGAGCAGTATTCGACCTCTACGCCAAGCCATCATCCAGTGAGATGCAACAAACCATGTGTTTGTCTGAGTCATTTTTTTACTCGTTAGGTATAGATAACCAATAACCAAACTTGAGATAAGAGGAATTAATAATAGTTCTAAAGAGTCACCAATCTCTAAAATGATCATCGACATAAACAAGTGAGTGATAATGATGTTGATATTAAAAATATGATGCGGAGTTTTAGCCTGGCGTTTTTCGTCTTCAGTTACTCGGTAATGCATGTTGAATAATTCCTTATGATCACTTTATTTTTTACACAATGAATAAAATGATGGAGCTCTGTTTTTCAGAACCTCAATAATTAAAATGTTTTGATATAGTCAGCTAAAGCAAGTTCTACAGCTTTGCTTTCGGTTTCAATTTTAGATAAAAGTCCAGGCAGGCTATCCATGTCACTGTGTTTGGCTTTTTGCTCTAGTTCGGCACTAATCATTGATAGTTGATTTGCACCAATATTGGCTGCACTCCCTTTCAGAGTGTGAGCTTGCGATTCTACCGTAGAAACGGATTGAGTTGCGACGGCTTCTTGTAATTTCAAGATAATGTCAGGGGTAGTTTCCATATAGATATTAAGAACATCTGTTAATTCTTCGCCAATAATATCTTTAAGCATATCAAGATTGTCGATATCTACGTGCATAGAGCTCATATTCCCTTATTAATAGTGTAACTTCAGTTTAGTTTTACGGACTTATTATATTCTTTAAGCCATTCCAAAAATTCATTTTTAGGCATGGGTTTACCAAATTTATATCCCTGAAATATATCGCAGTGGTTACCCTTAAAGAAATCAACCTGTGCCTCTAGCTCGATACCTTCAGCAACAACTTCCAATTTAAGACTATCAGCCATAGCTAAAATGGTTTGAGCAATCGCTCGACCTTCTTTAGTATCTAAGTTGAGCACAAAAGAGCGATCAATTTTAATGGTATCTATCGGAAAGCTATGTAAGTAAGCAAGAGAGGAGTAACCGGTGCCAAAATCATCAATAGAAAGAGAAACACCAATGGCTTTTAGCCCCTTGAGAATGTTAATGTTTGTTTCAGCGTTACTCATAGCTAAACTTTCAGTGATTTCTAAATCAATGAATTTAGGCGGGAGCTTAGATCGTGAGGTTACATTTTGCACAAGTTCCATAAGATTAGACTGAGTAAATTGGCGGCTGGATAAGTTGATACCTATGTGCATCTGATTATAACCAAGAGCGTGCCACTGTTCGGCATCTTTAACGGCTGTTTCAAGTACATATTGCCCAATTTCGATAATCATTCCAGTACTTTCTGCCAAAGGAATAAAGACAACCGGAGATATAATGCCTCTTGTAGGATGTCGCCAACGTACTAAAGCCTCAGCACCTGTTGAAACTAAGGTTTGAGCGTTTACTTGAGGTTGGTAAAAGACTTCAATTTCATTATTTGTTAGAGCGCGCCGTAAGTCATTTTCAAGTGAAAGCATGTCTTGAGCATTTTCATTCATTTCTGGACGGTAAAAAATAAACTGATTACCACCAAGGGACTTTGCTTTAGAACGAGCAATGTTGGCATGTTGAATGAGTTTTTCTGTCGTTTTCGCATCATTAGGGTGTACAGATATTCCGATGCTGTAGCTGATAAATAACTCTTTGTTGTTAATCATGAATGGGGCATTGAGATCATGCGTAAAACGGTTTAGTAATAAGTTCAGTTCATGTTGGTTTTGAACGTTTCTTACCAGAACGGCAAATTCATCACTTCCTAAACGAGCGCAATTATCTTCTTCACGAGTAATTCGATTGAGTCTTTGAGCTAAAGAAGTTAATAAATTGTCACCCTGTTCTTGTCCAAGGTTTTCATTGATTTGTTTAAACCTGTCGATATCAAAGATGATAACAGCACTTAAACGTTTAGAAGATTGGCTGAGTAGAAAGTCATTAAGAGTTGTTGTAAAGCTTGCGCGATTAGGAAGTTCAGTCAAACTATCATGTTGTGTTTGATATTGAATCAGCAATTCAGCTTTGTGCAAACGGCTGATATCTTGTGCCGAACCTGTGATTTTAATGAGCTGATTATCTCTATCAAAAGAGACTTCACCTAAACATTCTATGTGCGTTAAATTACCATCGTGTTGAAGGACTCTAAAGCTTATTTGAATGTGGGATTGTCCTTGGTTCGCTTCAGATATGGCTTGCTGAATGATTGGAAGGTCTTTTGGTAATATATTGCTTAGGAACTGCTCTAAACTGATTCCCTTTTGTTTAGGTATGCCAAACAATAGAAATACTGATTCAGATCCCGTCACTTCGTCTTTATTTGCATCCCATTCCCAATAACCTAATTTAGCTAGTTTCTGTGCAAAAACTAGCTGGGACTGGCTACTTCTTAACTTGTCTTCAATTTTCGACGTACGTAAAGCATATTTAACTCTTTGTGCTAGAAGTTCCCAGTTAATTGGCTTGGTAATGAAATCTGTTGCTCCGGCCTCAAAAGCTTGTTCAATTGATTCACTGTCTTCCAAAGCCGTTAGCATGAGAACAGGGATAGCTCGTTCTTGTTCGTAATTTCGAATAGCTTGAATAGCTTCATAGCCATTCATTTCAGGCATCATTGCATCGATTAAAATTAAACTAGGTTTATGCTTAATGAAACTTGAAAAACCTTCACGCCCATTGGCAGCATGGATGACTTCATACCCAGAATTGCTTAACACTTTAACTAACGTTAAACGCGTTACAGGGTCATCTTCTACAACAAGAATAAGGGGGCTGAGATTAGATTGAGGCAACATAAAAATTTATGATATCCGAATTACATAGCATAAGGCTAGTTTAGCGATTTATGAGTTGGATTAGAACAAATATTAGAAAAAATAAGGTTTTTTATCAGCATGTACCTTGCAGATAAATAACAGGAGCTAAACTTCTAGCCAAAAAGTAACTGGGCCATCATTGGTAAGGGATACTTGCATATCAGCGCCAAACTGTCCAGTCTGAATTAAAGGGTAAGCTTGTTTAGTATGTTTAATAAAGTCATTAAATAATGTATGAGCGATATCTGGCGCTGCTGATGTAGAAAAACTTGGTCTTAATCCTTTTTGAGTGTCTGCAGCTAAGGTAAATTGTGGTACTAGTAGTAAACTCCCTTCAACCTGTTGAATATTTAAATTCATCTTGTCATTATCATCAGCAAAGATTCGGTAATGGAGTAGCTTGTGAACCATTTTATGAATGGTTTCCATATTGTCATTAGGTTGAAAGCCCGTTAAAACTACCAGGCCTGCTCCTATCTTCCCAATTATTTTCTGACCAACCTCAACCCTGCCTTGTGTCACTCTTTGAATTAAACAAATCATTTTAGCTAAGTTGCTCTGCAAATAAGTCAGTGGCATCCACTAATGCTTTAGCTATTTCAGCTTCCATTGCTGAATGACCTGAGTTGTTACAGATAATCAGTTTAGAATTAGGTAGAGCCTCATGTAGTTCAAACGCCTGATTAACCGGGCAAACCAAGTCATAACGACCATGAACGATGCTAACCGGTAAATCAGCTATTGCAGGCGTGTTGTTTAGGATTTGATTGGTTTCAATAAAGGCTTCATGCTGGAAATAGTGGCACTCTATTCTAGCCATGGCCAAAGCATGAAATGGTTCGCCAAAATGATTAACTGTATCGGGATCTGTCTTCAAATTAGAGGTTCTACCTTCCCAAACTGACCAGGCCTCAGCAGCACGCATACGTGCTACTTCATTATCGCTGGTAAGTAATTCATGGTAAGCCGCAATCATATTACTACGTTTTTTAGGTTCTACTGGAGCAATAAAATCTGCCCAATATTCCGGGTAAAACTGATTAGCACCATTTTGATAGAACCAATTTACATCTTGCTTACGGCATAAAAATATTCCGCGCAAAATAAGTCCAGTTGCTCTTTCTGGATAGGTTTGGGCATAGAGCAGTGAAAGTGTTGAACCCCAAGAACCACCAAAAAGTAGCCACTTATCCACTTCTAAATGACGGCGTATTTTTTCAATATCTTCGATCAGGTGAGCGGTAGTATTGTTAGTTAAACATGCGTGAGGTCTTGATTTACCACAGCCTCTTTGATCAAAAAGAATAATACGATAATCAGAAGGGTTAAAAAATTGTCTGTGAACAGGGCTGTAGCCGCCGCCTGGCCCGCCATGGATAAAAAGAACAGGAATGCCTAAAGGATTACCACACTCTTCGATGTGTAGAGTGTGCGTGCTATCTACTTGTAGGCTGTGTTGAACGTAAGGTTCAATAGGAGCATATAGGTATTGCTTGTGCATGAAAATGACTATGATCCGAGTGATTATTATTTATCAGTTTACTTGAAAATTTCTTTTTTAAAAGAAAAAATGCTTCCCCCATTTCTTATAAAAGGCGATTGAAAGTTGATTTGAATAGGGCTCATTTTGAGAAATGGTAAATCATCAAATCTATGTCTGATTAGCCAGGGATTAGATTAATGAAGGCACTGGCGATTACAGCCAGAGCACAAGAGAAAACTGTTTTTATGACTAAGCTTTACTCTGTTTTGTAGATAAAAATTCGCCAAATACAGCTATCAATTTTGGGATGTTAACTGGTTTTGTTAAATATTCATTCATACCTGCTGAAATAAAACGTTCT contains these protein-coding regions:
- a CDS encoding Hpt domain-containing protein; translated protein: MHVDIDNLDMLKDIIGEELTDVLNIYMETTPDIILKLQEAVATQSVSTVESQAHTLKGSAANIGANQLSMISAELEQKAKHSDMDSLPGLLSKIETESKAVELALADYIKTF
- the pip gene encoding prolyl aminopeptidase; the encoded protein is MHKQYLYAPIEPYVQHSLQVDSTHTLHIEECGNPLGIPVLFIHGGPGGGYSPVHRQFFNPSDYRIILFDQRGCGKSRPHACLTNNTTAHLIEDIEKIRRHLEVDKWLLFGGSWGSTLSLLYAQTYPERATGLILRGIFLCRKQDVNWFYQNGANQFYPEYWADFIAPVEPKKRSNMIAAYHELLTSDNEVARMRAAEAWSVWEGRTSNLKTDPDTVNHFGEPFHALAMARIECHYFQHEAFIETNQILNNTPAIADLPVSIVHGRYDLVCPVNQAFELHEALPNSKLIICNNSGHSAMEAEIAKALVDATDLFAEQLS
- a CDS encoding two-component system response regulator, with the protein product MLPQSNLSPLILVVEDDPVTRLTLVKVLSNSGYEVIHAANGREGFSSFIKHKPSLILIDAMMPEMNGYEAIQAIRNYEQERAIPVLMLTALEDSESIEQAFEAGATDFITKPINWELLAQRVKYALRTSKIEDKLRSSQSQLVFAQKLAKLGYWEWDANKDEVTGSESVFLLFGIPKQKGISLEQFLSNILPKDLPIIQQAISEANQGQSHIQISFRVLQHDGNLTHIECLGEVSFDRDNQLIKITGSAQDISRLHKAELLIQYQTQHDSLTELPNRASFTTTLNDFLLSQSSKRLSAVIIFDIDRFKQINENLGQEQGDNLLTSLAQRLNRITREEDNCARLGSDEFAVLVRNVQNQHELNLLLNRFTHDLNAPFMINNKELFISYSIGISVHPNDAKTTEKLIQHANIARSKAKSLGGNQFIFYRPEMNENAQDMLSLENDLRRALTNNEIEVFYQPQVNAQTLVSTGAEALVRWRHPTRGIISPVVFIPLAESTGMIIEIGQYVLETAVKDAEQWHALGYNQMHIGINLSSRQFTQSNLMELVQNVTSRSKLPPKFIDLEITESLAMSNAETNINILKGLKAIGVSLSIDDFGTGYSSLAYLHSFPIDTIKIDRSFVLNLDTKEGRAIAQTILAMADSLKLEVVAEGIELEAQVDFFKGNHCDIFQGYKFGKPMPKNEFLEWLKEYNKSVKLN
- the ccoS gene encoding cbb3-type cytochrome oxidase assembly protein CcoS; protein product: MDVIYGLIPMMLIFGFLVVVVFIWMAKTGHFDDMDGQANRIFMDDEYPEEVDVSNQDKKSDVDSQESVKEEEKEIVK
- the dtd gene encoding D-aminoacyl-tRNA deacylase, whose protein sequence is MICLIQRVTQGRVEVGQKIIGKIGAGLVVLTGFQPNDNMETIHKMVHKLLHYRIFADDNDKMNLNIQQVEGSLLLVPQFTLAADTQKGLRPSFSTSAAPDIAHTLFNDFIKHTKQAYPLIQTGQFGADMQVSLTNDGPVTFWLEV
- a CDS encoding heavy metal translocating P-type ATPase, encoding MPNTCFHCGQAIPEADLILKPIRGVAQKFCCNGCASVCEVIHEAGMESFYKRTPDGELLSPPPPPNKDIEFYDYDEVQSQFVGDLVDKREITLMSEAIHCAACVWLIEHTLAKKEGLLLARVNFTNKQIKIRWDNSKIKLSEIIKALNAIGYDATPYDPSASEEAYRKANRDLLYRLGFAGFAMMNVMWFAVALYSGAAEDAEYRNYFHWLLFVIATITLGYSGQPFLKGAWTSIRSRTVGMDVSISLGMLTTYFYSLWVTLDPTHSGDVYYDTLIDFMFLLLIGRYLEAISKNKAIDASRRLMDLQPKVARKVIDGVESVVPVRTLLKGDLIVVKPGEQVPVDGVVAQGQSMVNESMLSGESKEINKKTNDQVVAGTLNVDGHLTITVEKILQDTQLGKIVHMVEEAQGSKAPIQCTADKIMPLFVSTTISLALASFVFWLFMEDLEFAVITATAVLIITCPCAFGLATPMAIAVASGVSARNGILVKNGTVLEILHSIDHFVFDKTGTLTKGQMKVVGEAYVDPVSRESILKAVASIENLSEHSLGNGIVDSVKEEFDWGTNSWSSVDGFKIIPGKGVEGTIDNAYYQIGTASWLLSLKMSLPKELRLTAEQKAKSAQTAVWVAKDSVVLGVLFLEDEIRPEAIELIERLKAKGKEVTLLSGDLEVVAKRVAEQLGGMNVIAEVLPQDKNEVIKKLQATGQSVAMVGDGVNDAPALVRADVGIALGSGTDVSMESADIVLMNNELLAVNTAIELSARTLRTIKQNIASSITYNLIMVPLAMSGVLTPLIAAITMPLSSLVVVGNAARIRSFFNKKARVATNSAIDDV